One Archangium violaceum genomic window, GCTCGACGCGGCGGCGCGGGCCGTGCGCGAGGGGTTGCGGCTGCAGTCCCCGGAGCAGCGCGCCGAGGGGGAGGCGTGGGTGGATCGCCTGGAGGCCGCGGAGCGCCAGCGCGTGGAGGAGCGGCGCCGGGTGCGTGAAATGGGTGTGGACGCGCGGGACCGGCTCCTGTGGGAGGTAGGCGCGGACGAGGACGCGGGGGGAGAAGAGGACGAGGCACCCTGAGCCGCTGGGCTCCGGGTGTCATGGATGCATGGCGTGATGCTCCACGTGTCGACCCGGGCGCTCGTGGATGATGTCGGCCATCTGGGGTGACTCGAGCGCGATGAAGTCCTCGACGCTCACCTCCAGCGCCTCCTCGTGCGAGCCGGCGCGCAGCAGCAGGTCCTCGGCCACGCCCAGGCTCTCGTCCATCAGCACCGGCAGCCCGTAGAGGTGACCGAAGGGCGGTTCCGCGCCCAGCTCGCAATCGGGGAAGTGGTTCGCGAAATCGTCCTCGGTCGCCAGCTGGACCTCCCGGACACCGAGCGCCTCCCGGACCTTCTTCAGGTCCAGTGTCTCCGAAGCGGGAGGGAGGCAGATCCACAGCTGCTGGCCGGCCCGGACGATGACCGACTTGGCCACGCGGTACCCTGTCACGTGGAGCGCCTGGGCCAGCTCCTGCGCCGTGATCGCGCGTGGGTGCCAGTGACGGAGGAAGGGGACGTGTTGCTGCCGGAGGTAATCCTGGATGGGGACGGGGATCATGGGCGGCACCTCTGTC contains:
- a CDS encoding aminoacyl-tRNA deacylase, whose translation is MIPVPIQDYLRQQHVPFLRHWHPRAITAQELAQALHVTGYRVAKSVIVRAGQQLWICLPPASETLDLKKVREALGVREVQLATEDDFANHFPDCELGAEPPFGHLYGLPVLMDESLGVAEDLLLRAGSHEEALEVSVEDFIALESPQMADIIHERPGRHVEHHAMHP